In Thermodesulfovibrionales bacterium, the DNA window CTTTCATCAAGGACAACAAAGGAATCGGGGAAGCCGATGAACTTTGCGTATCTCTTCAGGAGTTTGTAGGCAAAGGAATGGAAGGTGCCGCCCTCGACGTTCTTGCACTGAGCATCATGTTTTGATGCCCGTGAAATCATTTCACGGGCCGCTTTCCTCGTAAAGGTGAGAAGGAGGATTGAGTTCGGACTGATCTTGTTCTGGACGAGATTGAGGACCCGGTATTCTATGACCCTTGTCTTGCCTGACCCTGCGCCCGCAATTACAAGAAAAGGCCCATCGATCGAACTGACCGCCTGAAACTGCGAGGGATTCAATGTTCTGCTAAAATCGATCATCGACTCAATTGTAAAATAATTCCTCAGTCCTTGTCTCTCAACGAGGCAAAACGACGCAAAAACTGAAGGCGCTTTTTCTCCCTTATTGATGTAGCATAGCGAAAGGGTGTCACCGAAATCCAGCGTGTTGGCTACGGCACATTCCTGATCAGTCATGAGTGACTGTCTCCAAAGAACATGAGAAGAGACGGTGTGCAGACTCGGTCTGGGGAAGACCAATCTTCGGTAGGCAGATTCATTTGAAGTTTCAGTTTGGGATAATTATAATGCACGTATGGCAAGGATAGAGGATGTATACCCTAGTGCTGGAAACGATGGCAAGGCAAGATAGTTTCGTGCAACGGGAAGCTATATTGAAAGAACCCTAGTCCCGCCCTTATAGAGTGAAGGTGGTATGAATCAAAGACGTGTGAGAGTTCTGAAACAGGGTGATCCTCAGCCGGGTCCCGTTGTCTACTGGATGAGTCGAGACCAGCGGATGAGGGACAACTTGGCCTTGGTCTTTGCCCAAAGGATCGCCTTCGAACGAAAAACGCCTCTCCACGTTGTCTTCTCTTTAGCACCTGACTTTCTCGGCGCCACGTTGAGGCAGTATGGCTTTATGCTGAAGGGATTGATGGAAACGGCAGAGGACCTTGTTGGTAAGAACATGGCCTTTCACCTGCTCACCGGCCCGCCGGACGTGACAATCCCCGAATTTGTGAGAAGACAGAAGATCGGCGCCCTTGTTGCGGACTTTGATCCCTTGAGGATAAAGAGGGAGTGGCATGACCGGGTCGCATCATCCCTGTCTCTGCCGTTCTATGAGGTTGACACCCATAACGTTGTCCCCTGCTGGATAGCATCGCAGAAACAGGAATACGCCGCATATACCTTCAGGCCGAAAATGCACAGGGCATTGAGAGAATTTCTTGACGACTTCCCGCCTCTGAGAAAACATCCTTTTCTCCCCGTTGGCGGTATTCAGAAAGTCTCGTGGGCGAAAGCTCTCGAGACCCTTGAGATTGATCGTTCGGTCACAGAGGTCCAGGGGATAAAACCCGGTGAACGGAGGGGGCAGAAGGCTTTGAAGGATTTTATAGAGAAGAGGCTATCGAACTACGGTGCGCAAAGGAACGACCCGCTGCGAAAGGGCCAATCCCTTCTGTCACCTTATCTCCACTTCGGACAGATCTCTCCCCAGCGGGTCGCCCTTGAAGTCCTGGAAAGCGGGTGCGATAAACAGAGCAAGGAGGTTTTTCTGGAAGAGCTCATTGTCCGCCGGGAACTCTCCGACAACTTCTGTTTTTACAACCGGAATTATGACAGCTGTGAAGGGTTTCCGGCGTGGGCGAGGGAGACCCTTGAACGACACAGGAGCGACAGGAGAAGCTATAGCTATACACGGGACGAATTTGAGGAGGCGGGGACGCATGACCCCCTCTGGAATACTGCGCAGACCGAAATGGTCCGGACAGGCAAGATGCACGGCTATATGAGGATGTACTGGGCAAAAAAGATACTCGAATGGACGGAATTTCCTGAAGAGGCGCTGGAAACCGCGATCTATCTCAATGACCGGTACGAACTTGACGGAAGAGACCCCAATGGTTATACAGGAATCGCGTGGAGTATCGGAGGAGTCCATGACAGGGCATGGGGTGAGCGGAAGATCTTCGGGAAGATCCGGTATATGAGCTATTATGGATGCAGGAGCAAGTTCGACGTCGATGCCTACGTGAAGATCTTCCGACAGTAATCAACGCCTGCATAAGCCTGGCTCGCCTCTGCGCCTGGTACCGGTTCTTCGGGGGATTTTCTGAGAGAACTGATATGATCCTGTTCGATGCCTGGCTTTTTCGGATCAGAACCCTGTTATCCCAGGCCCGTCTTTTTCTTCCGAAAAGGCTGTTCTCACAGCTTCCTGAAAAGGAGTCTTTCTTATCGGAATAAACTCTTCGATGCGCTTGTCCCTGCAAATCACCTCATTCTTCAATCCTTCAATGAGGGGGTGGGCTATGCCTGAGGGCACGGGAGTCACGAGGTCCACCCAATACGCAGAGAGGAGGGTTGTCAGAAAAGGCACCCGGAAGATGATCCTTTTCGAAAGGCCGCGTGCTTCTGCATACTGCTGCATCATCTCCCCGTAGGTGAGTATCTCGGGGCCCCCAATGTCGAAGGTCCCTCCCGCTGTCTCGGCGTTCAGCAGGCATCCGGTGAGATAGCACAAGACATCCTTCAGGGCGATCGGCTGGATTCGGGTATCGATCCATCGGGGACAGACCATGACAGGCAGACGTTCGACAAGATACCTGAGCATCTCGAATGAGGCCCCTCCCGCGCCGATGATGATCGCAGCTCGCAGGACCGTAATCAACGGACTACCGGAGGACAGTATCGAGGCAACCTCAGCACGGCTGCTCAGGTGTTCGGATAGTCCATATCCCTCCTCGCCGAGTGCGCCGAGATAGATGATCCTCTGCAACCCCTCACTATTCGCGGCAGAGATAAAATTTCTTGCAGCCTCCTTATCTTTCTCTGCGTATTCTCTGTTGCTGAGGACACTCTTCCCGCCCATGGAATGGACAAGGTAATAGGCAGAATGGATTCCGCCAAGGGCCTCACGTAGTCCCTTCTTTGTCAAGAGATCACCCTGAACAACTTCAATCCCCGGATTGGCACGGACAAGATGGGAGACCTTTTCCTGATCCCTCACGAGGAGCCTTAACTGGATCTTTCTTTTCAGCAACTCAGGAATGAGCCTGCCGCCGACAAATCCTGTGGCGCCGAGGACGAGGACTCTGTCCCGGGGACTGAGGTTGAGGTCTTTCATATCAGATTAACGGCCGCACTTCCGTCACGGTGAAATAGACAACATATTTGACTGCAGATGCCGCCTCCGGACTGACTTTTTCAGCTGTATTCTTTCTGACGAGATCCAGCATGTCGCCGGTCTTTTCGATCTCCTTACGTTTGAGACCTATTCTGACACCCGAGAACCCCGCACCCGGATTCATATAGAGATAGGCGGCATAAGGGTTTTCGCTGATATTATGAAACGAACGACCTTCTGTCATACCCCAGGCGAGAGTCTCATTGTCTATTATGTGTGGCTGGGCATAAATGGCTGTATTCACAACACCCTTTGAATCTGAAGTGGCAATGACTCCTCTCCCCCCGGCTTTTATTACCTCTGAAAGTTTCACTGTCACATATCCTCCTATAGGCTATGTTTCTTTGTTACAGGAAGCTCCTAAGCTTACCATGATTATTCTATCACGTTCAGGTATCGAAGACGAGGCAGGGCAGGTCAAGCGTCTCCCGTTGCTGAAATGCCGGTCTAACCGGTACCGGTGCAGCTGATGGCGCTGATCCCATAACTTCGCCCTCTCTGGAACCGTAAAATAAGCAAGGAACATGCAAGACTGCCCCTTATCGTTGCTGAATTGTGAACGATTTGGAATTATAAGCTCGCCAAAAGTGAAAATGGGAATCATAAAGCGGCCGAAAAGTTTCAAGGTATCATAACTGCTGCTCACCCCTCCTGCTGTGCAACAGCAAGGTCAGAGCACGGTTGCACCTGATAACCCTGACCAGAGGATTCGTTGCAGGACTCTCGATTTCTGGTCGGAGACATATTTCCTCTCGCAAGGCGCGGCGGATCAGCCCCTGTCTTGGCCAGGGACAGATTCAGAACAGAAGCGGCTTGAACTTGGCGAGAATTGTTGCGACAGATGTCGGCGAAATGTGGTCAACGATCTTTATTTTTCGAGTCTGCCAGTCGATAGAGCGCACTTGATCGGCGAGGGCAACCCCCGAAGTCTTCTTGGCACCCTCAAGATTCACCTCGAAAGGGTACCCTTTGATGCTCGTAGTGATAGGGCAGACGAGGCAGAGGCCGGAAGCCTTATTGTAGAATTCCGGCGATAGAACGACTGCCGGCCTAAATCCCGCCTGTTCATGTCCCAGTGTAGGATCAAAACTCAAAAGGAGGACATCCCCGCGATGGGGAATTGCTCTCATCAAAGAAGCTCCCTTCCAACCGGGTGTCCGAAGTCAATCTCATGATGCCGGTTCTGAGCGGTAATCCCTTTCACTAGCTCCTTTAAGGAATACTCCTTCTTCCCTAAAGGCTTAATAATAATCCCTTCATCAGCTTCGTCAATCTCAATTGCAGAGTCAACAGTGATCCCAGACTTCTTGGCCAAGGCCTGGGGTATCCTCACGCCGATACTATTACCCCATTGAGCCGCCTTAACAATCATAAGCACACCTCCTATTTATGGTCACTTATAAGAATAGTATATCTTATGGATATACAAAACAGCAAGCTACGGGCGAAGAGCACCTGAAACCCACACCGGTGACTTTTCGTCAGAACCCTTGCTTTCCGCATGAAACGTGCAATACGACCGTCCGCAAGTATTATAGAGGTATGGCAAGAAACTAGACCTGACCCTCAGCGATTCTCCGTCAGCAAGGCGGTCAGAAATAAAGAACAGGGAAGCTGATACTGACCTTTCAAGACCTGACCCTTTGCGCCCAGACATCGACTTACATGCACAGGAAAATAATAGATTGCCGACCTCCTCGGGTGTCAGAGTAACTCTTTTCTCCTTTTTTGTAAATCCTATGCGATCCCAAAAAGACATATTCCCTCAGACTCATTCACGTTCGTTTTTTGCTTTATATGTCGTCGATTGACATATGTCTGTGATTCCACATTTTGGAATTCAATCACGAGCGTTACACGACTCGTTAGGGTTTCTTCTTATGTTTCGCTTGACCATGGCCCCGATGATCGGATAACTTTTCGTTGCATTGATGAATGACTTCCTTGGTCTGTGGATCGGTTATTTTTTCATGGTAAAGGTTATTGTTCTTGTCAATGACTTTTTGCTTCTCGACAATCTTATTTAGCCTGTGGCAGTGCTCATAGCCTGAAAGAGAATCAACGCGGAGCTTATCCTTGCTCTTCTTCGATAGGTCCTTCTGCTTTGCCCTTCGCGAGTCATAAGAAGTTACAGACTCAGTGAACGTAATGTGAACGTTTCTCACTTTAGAGCCACAAGTAGGGCATGGCACTCTATTTTCTTTCTCTGTGTCATCATTCACCGAAAGGCCGCAACCGCCACATGTAACAGTTCTAGATGCCATGTTGAACCCTGATTTCCAGCTTGTTTAGTCCCTCCATGGCAACATCATAGCATAGCAACAGGCAACATGAGAAGAGGACGTCCTGTAGAATGCTATTAGCAACTGAGCGCGATCATTAGCGAGTCTGGATCGTCCACTTCAGGAAGGAGCAGAAAAATCTATTTGACGCTTCTGTCCAATCTTTTTTGTGCAGAGTACGGGATGAAGCGCTCGTTTTCGTGAAACTGCTGTCCGCCATTGACTTGCTCACAGTAGCCGAGAGTTTCAAAATCCGAAATCAAATGCAGATTATAAGCGGAAATCATTAGGATGAGGTCATCCTTAGCTCCTCCCAGCTTGTCCTTCGCCTTGCAGATCATCCGTTACGCTTTTGGCAAGCCCCGGCCGAGCCGCCAGATCTTGCAGCGAGAGAGGAGACTACTTTTCTTTCCTTACCGCCTTGAACGGCTTATCGTCAACCTTCTGGTCGATGAACCTGCCGGTATTTATTGAAACAGCATCTGGACATAATTATATTCTGCGCTCCGCTCCTGGAACAGGATATGTTTCTCCGCAAATTTCTTCCGGTCCCACGTACCGTCGTCGTAGCGCTTGTGCAGATCTTCAAAGGACGTTTTCGACACGATGAATGAGTCAAGGACAATGTTCTGCCATTTGCTCCGTTTCCCGATATCGGCAGCCAGATCAGGCAGCCGCTCGTGCAGCTGCGCCTTGTCGTCGTGGATGTATGCCTTGGCGTGCAGCATGCCGTGCGGCTCGATAAAGACGATGCGCTGTTTCTTCCCTTCCACGATCCAGAGGATGAAGTCAGGATAGAAGCCGCTCTCTGTAAAAAAGCCCACGCCCTTGCCGCGGCTCAGGTTGCGAAGAAGGAAGACCTCCCTGCCACTAAGGGATTTATCCTTCTCCGTTTCCCAGTAGGATTTCAGATCGCGCACAAACTGCGCCTCGCTCGGCTCCAATACAGGCGGCTCTGCGCTCAGGCCGTTGTCCTTTTTGAGAAGCAGCGGCAAGTACAGATGCCGGTCGAAGTATATGCGCGGCAGGCCGCCATTTTCTTCTTTTGTCAGTTTCTTAACGTCCTTCCTGAGCTTCTCTATCGCCTTTATCACATCCGTGCGTGAGCCTGGCACGCGCACGGTGTATGCTGCCTTCTTTTCCTTTACGCTCTGCGGCTTGAAGCTTAGGTTCGGATCATCACGATCGAGCGTGCGATAGACCAGATTCCGGCTGTCCCACTGC includes these proteins:
- a CDS encoding deoxyribodipyrimidine photo-lyase; the protein is MNQRRVRVLKQGDPQPGPVVYWMSRDQRMRDNLALVFAQRIAFERKTPLHVVFSLAPDFLGATLRQYGFMLKGLMETAEDLVGKNMAFHLLTGPPDVTIPEFVRRQKIGALVADFDPLRIKREWHDRVASSLSLPFYEVDTHNVVPCWIASQKQEYAAYTFRPKMHRALREFLDDFPPLRKHPFLPVGGIQKVSWAKALETLEIDRSVTEVQGIKPGERRGQKALKDFIEKRLSNYGAQRNDPLRKGQSLLSPYLHFGQISPQRVALEVLESGCDKQSKEVFLEELIVRRELSDNFCFYNRNYDSCEGFPAWARETLERHRSDRRSYSYTRDEFEEAGTHDPLWNTAQTEMVRTGKMHGYMRMYWAKKILEWTEFPEEALETAIYLNDRYELDGRDPNGYTGIAWSIGGVHDRAWGERKIFGKIRYMSYYGCRSKFDVDAYVKIFRQ
- a CDS encoding NAD(P)H-binding protein produces the protein MKDLNLSPRDRVLVLGATGFVGGRLIPELLKRKIQLRLLVRDQEKVSHLVRANPGIEVVQGDLLTKKGLREALGGIHSAYYLVHSMGGKSVLSNREYAEKDKEAARNFISAANSEGLQRIIYLGALGEEGYGLSEHLSSRAEVASILSSGSPLITVLRAAIIIGAGGASFEMLRYLVERLPVMVCPRWIDTRIQPIALKDVLCYLTGCLLNAETAGGTFDIGGPEILTYGEMMQQYAEARGLSKRIIFRVPFLTTLLSAYWVDLVTPVPSGIAHPLIEGLKNEVICRDKRIEEFIPIRKTPFQEAVRTAFSEEKDGPGITGF
- a CDS encoding pyridoxamine 5'-phosphate oxidase family protein; protein product: MTVKLSEVIKAGGRGVIATSDSKGVVNTAIYAQPHIIDNETLAWGMTEGRSFHNISENPYAAYLYMNPGAGFSGVRIGLKRKEIEKTGDMLDLVRKNTAEKVSPEAASAVKYVVYFTVTEVRPLI
- the mazF gene encoding endoribonuclease MazF — protein: MRAIPHRGDVLLLSFDPTLGHEQAGFRPAVVLSPEFYNKASGLCLVCPITTSIKGYPFEVNLEGAKKTSGVALADQVRSIDWQTRKIKIVDHISPTSVATILAKFKPLLF
- a CDS encoding AbrB/MazE/SpoVT family DNA-binding domain-containing protein; this translates as MIVKAAQWGNSIGVRIPQALAKKSGITVDSAIEIDEADEGIIIKPLGKKEYSLKELVKGITAQNRHHEIDFGHPVGRELL